One Kazachstania africana CBS 2517 chromosome 9, complete genome genomic region harbors:
- the OGG1 gene encoding 8-oxoguanine glycosylase OGG1 (similar to Saccharomyces cerevisiae OGG1 (YML060W); ancestral locus Anc_4.321) has product MLQFGKLRVKREHLNLQNVLHAGQSFRWIFHADKDYYATSMKVGSYSEYCIVLLKQQDENTIEYASVGNVCEMNVLGKHLEDYFRLEVDLAEVHANEWIPSDSKFKGLPSQGIRILGQEPWETLISFICSSNNNISRITKMCHNLCSYYGNKLDEFDSLQFYSFPTSEDLVKRATEAELRELGFGYRAKYILETAKKIVLAKKAEGFSTDQEYFKNLMETKSIGEVKETLMSFSGVGPKVADCVCLMGLRMDHVVPVDVHVGRIAKRDYQISASKMEISKLRETYSQLPITKKKINLELDYIGLQLTKKWGRYAGWAQGLLFFKEIGGASGVTTNENIKRRRSGVEEVDTENKRLSRVKTETVTSEIKKL; this is encoded by the coding sequence ATGCTCCAGTTCGGTAAATTGCGGGTGAAAAGGGAGCACTTGAATCTCCAGAATGTTCTGCATGCTGGACAGAGTTTCAGGTGGATTTTCCATGCGGATAAGGATTACTATGCTACCAGTATGAAGGTCGGAAGTTACTCTGAATATTGCATTGTTCTTTTGAAACAGCAAGACGAAAACACCATAGAGTACGCATCTGTTGGAAACGTATGTGAGATGAACGTGTTGGGTAAGCACTTAGAAGACTATTTTAGGCTTGAAGTGGATTTAGCAGAGGTGCATGCCAATGAATGGATTCCCAGTGATAGTAAGTTTAAAGGTTTGCCTTCACAAGGTATAAGAATTCTGGGTCAAGAACCTTGGGAAACTTTGATTTCGTTCATTTGCTCtagcaataataatatctcaagaattacaaaaatgtGTCATAATTTATGTTCATATTATGGGAACAAACTTGACGAATTTGATTCACTGCAATTCTACTCTTTCCCAACAAGTGAGGACCTTGTCAAAAGGGCCACTGAAGCGGAATTAAGAGAGCTGGGGTTTGGATACAGGGCCAAGTATATCCTTGAAACtgcaaagaaaattgtatTAGCAAAGAAGGCCGAAGGATTTTCGACTGATCAAGAGTATTTCAAGAACTTGATGGAAACAAAATCAATCGGAGAAGTAAAAGAGACTCTAATGTCTTTCAGTGGTGTGGGACCTAAAGTAGCAGACTGTGTCTGTCTGATGGGGCTGCGTATGGATCATGTTGTTCCCGTAGACGTCCACGTTGGAAGAATTGCTAAAAGGGACTACCAAATAAGTGCCAGTAAGATGGAGATCTCCAAGCTTAGAGAAACGTATAGTCAACTTCCCAttactaaaaaaaagattaatcTTGAACTGGATTATATAGGTCTGCAGCttacaaaaaaatgggGAAGATATGCTGGTTGGGCGCAGGGTTTGCTCTTCTTCAAGGAAATTGGCGGCGCAAGTGGTGTTACCACGAATGAGAACATTAAGAGGCGTAGATCAGGGGTGGAAGAAGTAGATACAGAAAACAAGAGACTCTCTAGAGTGAAGACTGAAACTGTAACGTCGGAAATAAAAAAGCTTTAA
- the NTE1 gene encoding lysophospholipase (similar to Saccharomyces cerevisiae NTE1 (YML059C); ancestral locus Anc_4.318), whose protein sequence is MDKDMMNLTLKHVAFQDDVSNDSIVKASLRLSYVSVKLLVDCIKLLVIVTFHLVSTFLKLPTWVFLSGNRVQLTISFSAFIVLIAVVTYIIYGIVRNRVLSQYKKLTPDFDGSFKSNVLKKKKVSPKHPNDGHKKEKKKRAIDIANETFLSSYLDEFLSAIKIFGYLEKPVFHDLTKNMKKQKLDEGEILLLGDLDSSLGFAIVVEGTLQIFHEIDQQNDFDDYESEKFNNGVDFDFSSSKNLASELISSTLNKSDIESISSSASSDFTDDSNDSYLGNSSNEYITLKGGLGKFQLLNTVKSGNPVSSLVNILNLFTSPVRSSNSSGSDRYDSNDINQGLTNYSLSAMKNELTQTPRETPASISSPLDKQIAGILPLQYTPPTVVARAATDCTIAIIPPHAFTTLTSKYPRSTSHIIQMILNKLYHVTFQTAHQYLGLTNEIMTVERSLNKSSNYEIPYYLKEAAIRKLKHSIENDTELPLRKNKESYQGKIQSHNRHRFVSPDNSNETILERPPLTSSSSRKNVASSFLSSRHVVLDSRDHLNPGDLLSNVPLSRKEINLEKDVQNKPRAVKSGSSSTGIISPESNVSNINVVKNPLSPSISSDKKKNKHNFISSNLNATTTFSSTQDETEESAVRMALTEAMFNYLGIQKDIVTSDLGSSLRSKSNFSNGLTSTPHRSSELSLTNSVASYHTGYPNLRILPSNYAITAHKVKKAKKKDSYKEEVPSNLDFESAKNEFAQNIELLHFKQGSIIVKQNCSGKGLFYVISGKIKVTTSSNFTEQSFAATKPTDLKENRTLYYIETGGIAGYLSCLVGYRSFVNLEAKTDVYVGFLANEVIDKLYDKYFLIYLHLAEKLTSLLTPKLMKLDHALEWVHLSASDILFRQEEPANGIYVVLNGRLRQYQSHDSLLEEKYDDDDDTSESKGNEDTVLTEIPQGESFGEVEVLTASNRLSTIVAVRDSELARIPRSLFESLVLEHPSIMIRVSRLVAKKIMGQYDPISSSDRITSERGYKYDFNLTIPSTHAHSYNVGQTNQFGFTPYRTITIIPITPGLPVESFAHKLVNAFKQVGRTTIGLNQKTTLLHLGRHAFDKLAKLKQSGYFSELEQSYETVVYIADTSVNSSWTKTCIDQGDCILLLADARSRTDIGEYEKLLLESKTTARTELILLHPEKYVEPGLTQKWLRYRPWVHSHHHMQFLVNTMEDDTMEDTPATGTGVGLIDKITQNEFSKKTQLNISRLLPDSIKMKVESFSSRFMGRKRQYYSSIHSHKSDFLRLARILSGQAVGLVLGGGGARGISHLGVLQALDELGIPVDIIGGTSIGSFIGGLYAKDYDVVPIYGRIKKFAGRISSIWRMISDLTWPVTSYTTGHEFNRGIWKTFGDTRIEDFWLQYYCNSTNITESVQEIHSFGYAWRYIRASMSLAGLLPPLEENGSMLLDGGYVDNLPVLEMKARGCDTIFAVDVGSVDDRTPMKYGDSLNGFWIVFNRWNPFSSHPNIPNMAEIQMRLGYVSSVNALEKAKQTKGVIYARPPIEGYNTLDFAKFEEIYKVGAAYGRAFFQELIQSGKMPYIPGSKNSLMEPRASELLLQRRNSI, encoded by the coding sequence ATGGACAAGGATATGATGAATCTAACTTTGAAACATGTTGCCTTTCAAGATGATGTATCTAACGATTCAATAGTTAAGGCTTCTTTAAGATTGTCTTACGTTTCTGTCAAACTTCTAGTTGACTGCATAAAATTGCTGGTCATTGTAACATTTCATTTGGTATCAACTTTCCTGAAATTGCCCACATGGGTCTTTTTATCAGGTAATAGAGTTCAATTAACAATATCGTTCTCAGCCTTCATTGTTCTTATTGCTGTAGTAACCTATATTATTTATGGGATAGTAAGAAATAGGGTTTTATCACAATATAAGAAATTGACTCCGGATTTCGATGGAAGTTTTAAAAGCAATgtattaaagaagaagaaagtcTCTCCAAAACATCCAAATGATGGTCacaagaaagagaagaaaaaacgTGCAATTGACATTGCAAATgaaacttttctttcatcCTATTTAGATGAATTCTTAAGCGCTATCAAGATATTTGGTTATTTAGAAAAACCTGTTTTCCATGATTTAACTaagaatatgaagaaacaaaaattagACGAAGGAGAAATACTTCTGTTGGGTGATTTAGATAGTTCGTTAGGATTTGCTATAGTCGTCGAGGGTACACTTCAGATTTTCCATGAAATAGATCAACAAAATGATTTCGACGATTATGAAAGTgagaaatttaataatggagtagattttgatttttcttcatcgaAAAACTTAGCTAGTGAATTGATCTCAAGCACCTTGAATAAATCCGATATTGAATCTATAAGTTCAAGTGCCAGTTCTGATTTCACTGATGACTCAAATGATAGCTACCTGGGCAATTCCTCTAATGAGTACATCACTCTTAAGGGCGGACTAGGAAAATTCCAATTGTTGAACACAGTAAAATCGGGAAACCCTGTATCATCTCTCgtaaatatcttgaatctATTTACCTCACCAGTGAGAAGTAGTAATTCAAGTGGTAGCGATAGGTatgattcaaatgatattaatCAGGGACTAACAAATTATTCCTTGTCTgcaatgaaaaatgaattgaCGCAAACCCCAAGAGAAACTCCAGCATCAATATCCTCTCCATTAGATAAGCAAATTGCTGGTATTTTACCCTTGCAATACACACCACCTACAGTGGTGGCAAGGGCTGCTACTGACTGTACTATTGCTATTATACCGCCTCATGCATTTACAACATTAACTTCAAAATACCCACGTTCTACATCACATATCATTCAGATGATCCTAAATAAACTCTATCATGTCACATTTCAAACCGCCCATCAATACCTTGGATTAACTAATGAAATTATGACAGTTGAGCGCtctttaaataaatcatcaaattatGAGATACCTTATTATCTGAAAGAAGCAGCAATCAGAAAACTTAAACattccattgaaaatgatacaGAACTTCCTCTAAGGAAAAACAAGGAATCGTATCAGGGCAAAATTCAAAGCCATAATCGCCATCGCTTTGTCTCACCTGATAATTCCAATGAAACAATCCTCGAACGCCCACCTCTAACCTCCTCATCTAGCAGAAAAAACGTAGCCAGTAGCTTTTTAAGTTCAAGACATGTTGTCTTAGATTCAAGAGACCACCTCAACCCAGGTGATCTATTGTCAAATGTTCCTCTTTCCAGAAAAGAGAttaatcttgaaaaagatgtTCAGAATAAACCTAGAGCTGTTAAAAGTGGGTCTAGTTCTACTGGTATTATATCTCCCGAGTCTAATGTCAGTAACATTAATGTGGTCAAGAATCCTCTTTCACCATCAATTTCCTCAgataagaaaaagaataagCATAACTTCATATCTAGTAATTTGAATGCTACAACAACGTTTTCATCCACTCAGGATGAAACTGAAGAATCGGCAGTAAGGATGGCTTTGACAGAGGCCATGTTCAATTATTTAGGTATACAAAAAGATATTGTTACCAGTGACCTTGGGTCCAGCCTGCGCTCTAAAAGTAACTTTAGCAACGGCCTCACATCAACTCCTCATCGATCATCTGAACTATCACTGACCAACTCAGTGGCATCATATCATACTGGCTATCCTAACCTTAGAATTCTCCCCAGTAATTATGCTATTACTGCCCATAAAGTGAAAAAGgccaaaaagaaagattcatACAAGGAAGAAGTCCCATCAAATTTAGATTTCGAATCCgccaaaaatgaatttgctCAAAATATCGAATTGTTGCATTTCAAGCAAGGAAGTATCATTGTTAAACAAAATTGTAGTGGAAAGGGCCTTTTCTACGTTATTTCAGGTAAAATCAAAGTTACAACATCCAGCAATTTTACAGAACAATCATTCGCAGCAACTAAGCCTacagatttgaaagaaaatcgGACTCTCTACTATATCGAGACTGGTGGTATCGCTGGTTACCTTTCTTGTTTAGTAGGTTACAGGTCCTTTGTAAATCTAGAGGCTAAGACAGATGTTTATGTGGGGTTTTTAGCAAATGAGGTCATTGACAAACTATATGACAAGTATTTCCTAATATACTTGCATCTTGCAGAAAAGTTAACAAGTCTTTTGACTCCtaaattgatgaagttgGACCACGCATTAGAATGGGTACACTTATCAGCTTCGGATATTTTGTTCAGACAAGAAGAACCAGCAAACGGTATATATGTGGTTCTAAATGGAAGGCTTAGACAATACCAAAGCCACGACAGCTTACTCGAGGAGaaatatgatgatgatgatgataccTCTGAATCAAAAGGCAATGAGGATACTGTACTCACAGAGATACCTCAAGGTGAAAGTTTTGGCGAGGTTGAGGTTTTAACCGCTTCGAACAGACTGTCTACCATTGTGGCGGTAAGAGATTCTGAATTGGCACGGATTCCAAGAAGTTTATTCGAGTCATTGGTTTTAGAGCATCCATCTATTATGATCCGAGTATCTAGGCTGGTggcaaagaaaataatgggTCAGTATGATCCAATCTCGTCTTCCGATAGAATAACGTCAGAAAGGGGTTACAAATATGATTTTAATTTGACTATACCTTCAACACACGCACATTCCTACAATGTAGGTCAAACCAATCAGTTCGGTTTCACACCATATAGAACTATAACTATTATCCCTATCACACCAGGACTTCCGGTCGAATCGTTTGCCCATAAATTGGTGAATGCATTCAAGCAGGTTGGTCGTACTACTATAGGTCTGAATCAAAAGACGACTCTGCTACACCTTGGTCGTCACGCATTTGACAAACTAGCAAAACTAAAACAAAGTGGATATTTCTCGGAATTAGAGCAGTCATATGAAACTGTCGTTTATATAGCCGATACATCTGTGAATTCATCTTGGACTAAGACGTGCATCGATCAAGGCGACTGTATTTTGCTATTAGCTGACGCAAGGTCCCGAACTGATATCGgagaatatgaaaaattgctATTAGAGTCGAAAACTACTGCCAGGACTGAGTTGATTTTGTTACATCcagaaaaatatgttgaACCTGGCTTAACTCAGAAATGGCTTAGATATAGACCATGGGTTCATTCACATCATCACATGCAATTTTTAGTGAATACCATGGAAGATGATACAATGGAAGACACGCCAGCCACAGGAACAGGTGTTGGCTTGATTGATAAGATTACtcaaaatgaatttagCAAAAAAACTCAACTGAATATTTCTAGGTTGTTACCTGATTCCATTAAAATGAAAGTAGAAAGCTTTTCTTCCAGATTTATGGGAAGAAAGAGACAATACTATAGTTCTATACACTCTCATAAAAGCGATTTTTTGAGACTTGCAAGAATTTTATCAGGACAGGCTGTTGGATTGGTGTtaggtggtggtggtgcAAGAGGCATCAGCCATTTGGGTGTTTTACAGGCACTAGATGAATTAGGAATTCCAGTCGATATTATTGGCGGTACCTCAATCGGATCTTTTATTGGTGGCTTATATGCGAAAGATTATGATGTAGTTCCAATTTATGGCCGTATCAAAAAGTTTGCCGGTAgaatatcttcaatttggAGAATGATTTCAGACTTAACTTGGCCAGTCACTTCTTATACTACTGGACATGAGTTTAACCGTGGTATTTGGAAAACATTTGGAGATACTAGAATCGAAGATTTTTGGCTCCAATATTATTGTAATTCGACTAATATTACAGAATCGGTACAAGAAATACATTCATTTGGATATGCATGGAGATATATTAGGGCCTCCATGAGTCTAGCTGGTTTACTTCCTCCTCTAGAAGAGAATGGATCAATGCTTTTAGATGGTGGCTATGTTGATAACTTGCCAGTGCTAGAAATGAAAGCAAGAGGCTGCGACACGATATTTGCCGTAGACGTTGGTTCTGTAGATGATAGAACTCCAATGAAGTATGGTGACTCGTTGAATGGATTCTGGATTGTTTTCAATAGGTGGAATCCCTTCTCTTCGCATCCAAATATCCCAAATATGGCCGAAATCCAAATGAGACTGGGTTACGTCTCCTCAGTTAATGCGTTAGAAAAAGCAAAACAAACCAAAGGAGTCATATATGCTAGACCACCTATAGAAGGTTACAATACGTTAGACTTTGCCAAATTTGAAGAGATCTATAAAGTAGGCGCCGCTTATGGAAGAGCTTTCTTTCAAGAGTTGATTCAAAGCGGCAAAATGCCCTACATACCAGGTTCCAAAAACAGTTTAATGGAACCAAGGGCTTCCGAATTACTGttacaaagaagaaacagtATTTAA
- the KAFR0I00450 gene encoding uncharacterized protein: protein MAYDAQLKSGHIFDYDEFLGRKTRAILSPNLAIIGLGRVGRPQLCLLENMSGLQPAIFWLLCYFHDSFSPLTNQRSKDLYKTRTHRDTPFGRKIVGRFLSHGFFFFLWPFDISKTLTKQAQWGTPFLGSRITCLGKKNFLRILLFRNTKILSYWFLLVTEISVLVVVATRRQAKKEKN from the coding sequence ATGGCCTATGATGCACAGTTGAAGTCCGGAcatatttttgattatGACGAATTTTTGGGACGGAAAACTAGGGCTATTTTGAGCCCTAATTTGGCCATTATAGGGTTGGGTCGGGTGGGTCGACCACAACTCTGTCTGCTTGAGAATATGTCTGGGTTGCAGCCAGCGATTTTCTGGTTGCTATGCTATTTCCACGATTCATTTTCTCCGCTGACAAATCAACGTAGCAAGGACCTGTACAAGACACGGACGCACAGAGACACCCCTTTTGGGAGAAAAATCGTAGGGCGATTCCTTTCCCAcggtttttttttcttcttgtgGCCATTTGACATCTCAAAGACACTCACAAAACAAGCGCAGTGGGGAACCCCTTTTCTCGGTAGTAGGATTACCTGTTtaggcaaaaaaaatttcttgcGTATACTTCTCTTTCGTAATACGAAGATACTCTCTTATTGGTTTCTACTGGTTACAGAAATCTCAGTCCTGGTAGTAGTGGCGACTAGAAGGCaggcaaaaaaagaaaagaattga
- the KAFR0I00460 gene encoding uncharacterized protein (similar to Saccharomyces cerevisiae HUG1 (YML058W-A)) gives MLSAEEKSKLANMDLYDMTIDQQKDLYADDHILVPYFNNLATRTRNAVSNGYLLPKELVEEREAQKKAAANKA, from the coding sequence atgttaTCTGCCGAAGAAAAGAGCAAGTTAGCCAACATGGACCTTTATGACATGACCATTGACCAACAAAAGGACTTATACGCTGATGACCACATCTTAGTTCCATACTTCAACAATTTAGCTACTAGAACAAGAAACGCTGTCTCTAACGGTTACTTATTACCAAAGGAGTTGgttgaagaaagagaagctCAAAAGAAGGCTGCTGCCAACAAGGCTTGA
- the SML1 gene encoding ribonucleotide reductase inhibiting protein SML1 (similar to Saccharomyces cerevisiae YLR437C and SML1 (YML058W); ancestral locus Anc_4.316): protein MPINHQEEQKKAGYLKELNATSDRIRQHVMQSPNLTKEAAAKLDDFKFDRVPLPVMQNEPPMLEKNATTRSGSTLEMWEEHVDQRLNAVDAKLRNSDLSSMFASGKLEEMEF from the coding sequence ATGCCTATCAACCACcaagaagaacaaaaaaaagctgGATACTTGAAGGAATTAAATGCTACAAGTGACAGAATTAGACAGCATGTCATGCAATCTCCAAATTTAACTAAAGAAGCTGCCGCAAAATTGGACGATTTCAAGTTCGACAGAGTCCCATTACCAGTAATGCAAAATGAACCTCCAATGTTGGAAAAGAATGCTACTACTAGATCTGGTTCCACTTTGGAAATGTGGGAAGAACATGTCGATCAAAGATTAAATGCTGTCGATGCCAAATTAAGAAACTCTGATCTTTCTTCCATGTTTGCATCTGgtaaattagaagaaatggaattttaa
- the CMP2 gene encoding calcineurin catalytic subunit A (similar to Saccharomyces cerevisiae CNA1 (YLR433C) and CMP2 (YML057W); ancestral locus Anc_4.313), translated as MSSHKTDAEINTEKINAAIKVIEQKTSQTSNGTTDLTKYELENGQMVSTTDRVITNVQPVSSKLPADEELFCPDTGLPNHEFLRNHFKSEGRITEAQALRILQMATELLSREPNLLNVPAPVTVCGDIHGQYYDLLKLFEVGGDPKTTPYLFLGDYVDRGSFSFECLIYLYSLKLNFNDHFWLLRGNHECKHLTSYFTFKNECLHKYNLQIYEACCQSFNALPLAALMNNQYFCVHGGISPDLKTLNDVNKLNRFREIPSRGLMCDLVWADPVENYDDATDKSTDLFVPNQVRGCSFAFTYKASCQFLQKTGLLSIIRAHEAQDAGYRMYKNTKTLGFPSLLTLFSAPNYLDTYKNKAAILKYENNVMNIRQFNMSPHPYWLPDFMDVFTWSLPFVGEKVTEMLVSILNICTEDELEEETPIITENVGKTSESPSKNKPSEISQSSGVPILDDEHRRKALRNKILAIAKVSRMYSVLREEREKVQYLKSMNDGTLPRGALAHGSEGLNETLSTFERARKQDLSNEKLPPSLEEMEREKKQYYNDIFNRAKDKL; from the coding sequence ATGTCCTCACATAAGACCGACGCTGAAATCAATACAGAAAAGATAAATGCTGCTATCAAAGTTATTGAACAGAAAACTAGCCAAACTAGTAACGGCACTACCGATCTCACCAAGTATGAATTGGAAAACGGTCAAATGGTATCAACCACCGATAGAGTAATAACAAATGTTCAGCCAGTATCAAGTAAACTTCCtgctgatgaagaattattcTGCCCAGATACTGGCTTACCCAACCATGAATTCTTAAGGAACCATTTCAAATCTGAAGGTAGAATTACAGAAGCACAGGCTCTTAGGATACTTCAAATGGCCACTGAACTCTTGTCACGGGAGCCAAATCTATTGAATGTACCTGCACCGGTAACTGTCTGCGGTGATATCCACGGTCAATATTAtgatcttttaaaattatttgaagttgGAGGCGATCCAAAAACAACAccttatttatttttaggTGATTATGTCGATAGAGGttccttttcatttgaatgtCTAATTTACttatattctttaaaattaaacTTCAATGATCACTTCTGGTTATTGAGAGGTAATCATGAATGTAAACACTTAACGTCCTACtttactttcaaaaatgaatgTTTACATAAATACAATCTACAGATCTACGAAGCATGTTGTCAATCATTCAATGCGTTGCCTTTGGCTGCTTTAATGAATAATCAATATTTCTGTGTCCATGGTGGTATTTCTccagatttgaaaactttgaatGATGTCAACAAATTAAATAGATTCAGAGAAATTCCATCAAGAGGTTTGATGTGTGATTTAGTTTGGGCTGATCCCGTGGAGAATTATGATGATGCAACAGATAAAAGTACAGATCTCTTCGTACCAAATCAAGTTAGAGGTTGTTCATTTGCATTCACATATAAAGCGTCATGTCAGTTTTTACAAAAGACTGGTCTCCTTTCTATTATTAGAGCTCATGAAGCACAAGATGCTGGCTATAGAATGTataaaaatacaaaaacaTTGGGCTTTCCGAGTTTATTGACATTGTTCAGTGCTCCAAATTATTTGGATACCTACAAAAATAAAGCAgcaattttaaaatatgAAAACAATGTCATGAACATTCGTCAATTCAATATGTCACCCCATCCCTACTGGCTACCAGATTTCATGGATGTTTTCACTTGGTCACTTCCATTTGTTGGTGAAAAAGTTACTGAAATGTTGGTTTCAATCTTGAATATTTGTACAGAAGATGAActagaagaagaaactcCAATAATAACGGAAAATGTGGGTAAAACTTCGGAATCaccttcaaaaaataaacctTCTGAAATATCTCAAAGTAGTGGCGTGCCTATACTTGATGATGAACATAGGAGGAAAGCTCTAAGGAATAAAATATTGGCAATTGCTAAAGTTTCAAGAATGTACTCCGTACtaagagaagaaagagaaaaggtGCAATATCTCAAGAGCATGAACGATGGCACTTTGCCACGAGGCGCATTAGCTCACGGTTCGGAAGGCTTAAATGAAACATTATCTACTTTTGAAAGAGCAAGGAAGCAAGATTTATCCAACGAAAAATTACCTCCTTCtttggaagaaatggaaaggGAGAAGAAACAGTATTATaatgatatatttaataGAGCGAAGGATAAGCTGTAG